The sequence ATCGCCTTGGCCAGCGAGATCCGTCGGCCCTGCAGATCGGCGACGAGTCGCTCCTCGCGAGGGATGTCAGTGCGTTGCTCTGGCTCCACGTCCCGTGCCTCCCTGCGCGTTCGTCCTGTCGTGCGTCACATTATTACGGTAATAATCTCCCGTCGTCAATCATCAGCCGCAGCGCGCTTCCCACTGCGATCTGAGCGCAGCGCGCACCGGCGGTGCGCTCACCCCTTCAGGCGCGTCCCGCGGGGGTCGTAGAACGGCTCCTGCGAGATCACCGCTGGCACCTCCCTGCCTGCGCAATCGACCGTGAACTCCGCGTCATCGGGGACATCCGCATCGATGTAGCCGATGCCGCACGCGCGACCGACGGTGTACCCGTAGGCGCCGCTGGTCACCCGTCCGACCACACGCCCCCCACTCAGAATGCTCTCGTCGTGGAAGAGGTCGGCATCGGGGTCCTCGAGTGCGAGGTAGACGGCGCGACGGGTGAGCGCTTCCGGCGTTCGGCGCTTCAGCGCCTCGCGCCCGACGAAATCCGCGGTCTTCTTGGTCGAGACCGTGAATCCGAGGCCGGCCTCGAACGGGTCATCCACCGGGCCGATGTCATGGCCCAGATGCCGGTACCCTTTCTCGATCCGCAGCGAGTCCAGAGCGTGATAGCCGGCATGGCGCAATCCGAGATCCGCACCTGCCGCAACGATCGCGTCGTACACGTTGACGGCGAGGTCTGCCGGCGGGTAGAGCTCGTAGCCCAGTTCCCCGACGAAGCTCACGCGGAGGGCCCAGGCATATCCGTCGGCGATCTCCACGCGACGGGCATGGGTGTATCGCTGCGCGTCGTTGGACCAGTCCTCGGGCGAGATCCGCTCCAACAACGCTCGGCTCAGCGGGCCCATCACGGCGAGCGTCGCGTATCCGGCCGTGGCATCGAACACCGCCGCGGCTGTGCCTCGGGCGAGCCGTTGCAACATGCCGATCGTCTTCCACTGCGTGGCCGCAGGCGTGATGACCCAGAACCGTTCGGCATCGAGACGCACGACCGTGCCGTCGAGCTCGATGCCACCGCTGCCGTTGAGCATCAGGGTGTATCGCACGCGTCCGACCGCGAGGTCGACGTCGGCGGTGCAGAACCGCTGCAGCACCGCCAGGGCATCCGGCCCCGCGACTTCGACCTTCGTGAAGGAGCTCAGATCGAACAGAGCGACCCGCTCGCGCGCCGCGAGGTGTTCCTCGCCGACGGCCTCGAACCAGTTCTGTCGGCCGTAGCGATAGTCGTAGCGGGGGGTCGTCCCGGCGGGCGCGAACCAATTCGCTCGTTCCCAGCCGACCGCTTCACCGAAGCCGGCGTTCGCGGCGACGAGGCGCTCGTGAAGTGGTGTCCGGCGGATGCCCCGCGCCGTGACGGGTTGCAGATGCGGCCAATGCATCGCATAGAGGCGGCCGAGCGCCTCCTCGGTCCGTGCGTGCAGATAGCGGCGATTGCTCTGCATCTCCGAGAACCTCCTGACGTCGACCGAAGACGCGTCGAAGGTGGGCGAGCCGCGGACGATCCATTCAGCCAGGGCCTTCCCGGCGCCCGGCGCGAAGATGATGCCCTGGGAGTTGAAGCCCGCCGCGACGAACAGGTTCGCGACTTCCGCGGACTCGCCGAGGCAGAAGTTGCCGTCGGGCGTGAACGATTCGGGAGCGTTGAGGAATCGGTCGTAGGCGACCCCGTGCAGGGTGGGCACCCGCTGTTCCGCATGCTGACGCACCCCGTCGAAGTGCGGCCAATCCGCCGGGAACTCGGCGAAGCCACTCGTGTCGATCTCCTGGACCGACCTGGGGATCCCTTCGGGCTCGAATGCCCCGACGAGCAGTCGGCCGTGCTCGTGACGGACGTAGAGGTATCCGTCCATGTCCCGCAGGACCGGAAGACCGGATACCGCACCCTCCATAGGCTCGGTGCGCACGTGCACGTGCTCGGCGGCATAGAGGGGGAGGTTCACGCCACAGGATGCAGCGAGGTCACGACCCCAGAGACCCGCGGCGATGACCACACGGTCGCACGCGATCTCACGGTCCGACGTGGCGACGCCGGTGACCACGCCGTCCACGACACGGATCCCGGTGACCTCGACGCCTTCGACGATCGAGACCCCGCGCTCGTGCGCGAGCTTTGCGAACGCGAGTGCCGCGTGGCCGGGATTGAGATGTCCGTCTTCAGGAAGGTGGAGCGCACCCACGAGCCCTTCGGCGGTCGCCAGCGGCCAGAGTTCAGTGACCTCGAGCGGCGTCAGGAGCTTCGCCGCCACCCCGAGTTGCCGGGCAAGCGCTTCCATGTAGCGCAGCTCGTCCATCCGGCCGTCGGTTCGAGCCAGCATGATGGACCCGCATTGGTTGAACGACACGTCCATGCCGGATTCCGCTGCGAGCGTCGCGTACCTCGCGACGCTGTAGCGGGCGAGCTCGGCCATCGCGTGGCTGCTCCGAAGGCTGGATACGAGTCCGGCGGCGTGCCAGGATGTCCCGCTTCCGAGCACTGCGCGTTCGAGGACGACGATGTCGGACTCGCCGAGCTCCGCGAGATGGAGCGCGACGCTCGTGCCGATGATGCCACCACCGATGACGACCGTGCGGGCCCGCTCCGGGAGCGACGGCTCGGCGCCGGAGGGCCGGAAGATCGAGGCGGACAGGTTCTTGTCGACGAGACGTTCCAATTGCGGGTCCTTGCGTGAGATGAGTTCGGAGAACCAGACGTCAGCGCAGCACGATCGTGCTGCCGCCGTTGAGCAGAACGCGGCCCTGGGCATGCCACTGGACGGCACGGGCGAGCGCCAGCGCCTCGGCGTCTCGACCCGCGACGGTGAGCTGCTCGACGCTGGTGGCGTGGTCGACGCGGATGACTTGCTGCTCGATGATCGGCCCCTCGTCGAGGTCGGCGGTCACGTAGTGCGCGGTCGCACCGACCAGCTTCACGCCGCGGGCGTGCGCCTGGTGGTAGGGCTTCGCGCCCTTGAAGCTCGGCAGGAACGAGTGGTGGATGTTGATCGCACGTCCGGCGAGTCGACGGCACAGGTCGTCGGACAGCACTTGCATGTACCGGGCGAGCACGACGAGCTCGATCTCCCGGTCGTCGACGAGGTCGGCGAGTGCGGCCTCGGCGGCCGGCTTGGTGTCCGGCGTGACGGGGAGGTGCACGAACTCGACCCCGTAGCTTTCGACGAGCGGCTGGAGATCGCGGTGGTTGGAGACCACCACGGGCACGTCGATCGAGAGGTGCCCCGACCGCCACCGGAACAGGAGGTCGTTGAGGCAGTGGTCGAACTTCGACACGAGGATCGCCACGCGGGTTCTCGCGCCCGTGTCGGCCAGCGTCCACTGCATGGAGAGCGAGTCGGCGAGCGGCTCGAACTCCGCGCGAAGCTCCTGGAGCGATCGGAGCCCCTGCGGGAGCCTGACCTCCACTCGCATGAAGAACCGCCCGCTGTCCGGGTCGCCGTATTGCTGGCTCTCGGCGATGTCGCCGCCGCGAGCGAGGAAATACCCCGTGACCGCGTGCACGATCCCGGGCCGGTCGGGGCAGGTGAGCGTCAGGGTGATCCGTGCGGGGTGGGTGTCGATCGTCATGTCGTGGTCCTCTCGTGACCTCGGTCGGAACGCGCGCGGGCGTCCCGTGCATCGGCGAGGACGGCCGCCGCGGCCGCGCGGCCGGTACGCACCGCACCTTCCATGTAGCCGCACACCCATTGGTCGGATCCGCAGACGTAGAAGGGGGGTTCGTGGGTCGCGTGGAGCGGGCCGACCCGCATGACGTCACCGGGACGCCACGCGGTGATGTATCCCTGGGTCCACGGATCGAGGCCCCACCGGCGGATGAACAGGTCGGTGGGGTTCAGTGCCGCCGACCCGAACGCTCGAGCGAAGTCCTGCAGGAGTTCGCCCCGGACGTGTTCCGCGGGCGATGCCTCGAACACACCGTGTCGCTCGGGAGGCACGAGTGCGGAGAGCACGCCGTCGCGTTGCGACCAGGTGCCGCCGACCAGGCCGTGTTCGAGGTACGAGGAGCCGTTCTGCCCCTGCCCCTCCCAGAAGGAGCCGTCGTAGACCGCGACGACCTTGCTCACCTTCGCGTGACGTTGCGCCCGCAGTGACGCGAGCCGCCGGTCGGAGACGCCGTCGATGTGCAGATCGCGGAGA is a genomic window of Agromyces protaetiae containing:
- a CDS encoding GcvT family protein — protein: MERLVDKNLSASIFRPSGAEPSLPERARTVVIGGGIIGTSVALHLAELGESDIVVLERAVLGSGTSWHAAGLVSSLRSSHAMAELARYSVARYATLAAESGMDVSFNQCGSIMLARTDGRMDELRYMEALARQLGVAAKLLTPLEVTELWPLATAEGLVGALHLPEDGHLNPGHAALAFAKLAHERGVSIVEGVEVTGIRVVDGVVTGVATSDREIACDRVVIAAGLWGRDLAASCGVNLPLYAAEHVHVRTEPMEGAVSGLPVLRDMDGYLYVRHEHGRLLVGAFEPEGIPRSVQEIDTSGFAEFPADWPHFDGVRQHAEQRVPTLHGVAYDRFLNAPESFTPDGNFCLGESAEVANLFVAAGFNSQGIIFAPGAGKALAEWIVRGSPTFDASSVDVRRFSEMQSNRRYLHARTEEALGRLYAMHWPHLQPVTARGIRRTPLHERLVAANAGFGEAVGWERANWFAPAGTTPRYDYRYGRQNWFEAVGEEHLAARERVALFDLSSFTKVEVAGPDALAVLQRFCTADVDLAVGRVRYTLMLNGSGGIELDGTVVRLDAERFWVITPAATQWKTIGMLQRLARGTAAAVFDATAGYATLAVMGPLSRALLERISPEDWSNDAQRYTHARRVEIADGYAWALRVSFVGELGYELYPPADLAVNVYDAIVAAGADLGLRHAGYHALDSLRIEKGYRHLGHDIGPVDDPFEAGLGFTVSTKKTADFVGREALKRRTPEALTRRAVYLALEDPDADLFHDESILSGGRVVGRVTSGAYGYTVGRACGIGYIDADVPDDAEFTVDCAGREVPAVISQEPFYDPRGTRLKG
- the purU gene encoding formyltetrahydrofolate deformylase; translated protein: MTIDTHPARITLTLTCPDRPGIVHAVTGYFLARGGDIAESQQYGDPDSGRFFMRVEVRLPQGLRSLQELRAEFEPLADSLSMQWTLADTGARTRVAILVSKFDHCLNDLLFRWRSGHLSIDVPVVVSNHRDLQPLVESYGVEFVHLPVTPDTKPAAEAALADLVDDREIELVVLARYMQVLSDDLCRRLAGRAINIHHSFLPSFKGAKPYHQAHARGVKLVGATAHYVTADLDEGPIIEQQVIRVDHATSVEQLTVAGRDAEALALARAVQWHAQGRVLLNGGSTIVLR